In the Deinococcus budaensis genome, one interval contains:
- a CDS encoding CHASE2 domain-containing protein: MRSSPERSLRRVMVPAAALLALGLGLLLPDNSRLWDSLNRALPAPADPRVVVVGIDDASLRDYGPLSGWPRDLYAQALRTLDEAGVQTVGLDVRLSALARTPELAGVFARPNVVLSSPPGEVPRRLSGQRTATGVSALNADSGGVVRRFQTAYPDPDGTLRPSFARQLAQSAGQNVPLDTTPRLLRQVRQDPSRLGVVPFRDVVNGNVRFGDLQGRVVLIGLTASSLPGTTRRGPSGEETPGVVLQARAVSTLLGAPLLSLPLWLTALLCVAVAVLAVLLRGLWGFVIALGVLALSVPLWQLGVLFPGVTVSVAAILGSALVALERWWTLRNIGTRDPLTGFGNRLGFTRAVEHRWPGRGGRPIGLLLVDLSGFRQVNETYGRAAGDEVLRDLAGRLQAHKRRGDLVFRWGPDEFAVLLDNVGPAGIQTISEGTQRSLADLGYRDLRLRASVGAASTGPEIHTPSELIEAASRSRYRMKYQREQEA; the protein is encoded by the coding sequence ATGCGCTCCTCCCCTGAACGCTCGCTCAGGCGGGTGATGGTGCCGGCCGCCGCGCTGCTGGCGCTGGGGCTGGGCCTGCTTCTTCCCGACAACAGCCGGTTGTGGGACAGCCTCAACCGCGCGCTGCCCGCGCCCGCCGATCCCCGCGTGGTCGTGGTCGGCATCGACGACGCCTCGCTGCGCGACTATGGCCCCCTGTCCGGCTGGCCGCGCGACCTGTACGCGCAGGCCCTGCGCACCCTCGACGAGGCGGGCGTGCAGACGGTCGGCCTGGACGTGCGGCTCTCGGCGCTGGCGCGCACGCCCGAGCTGGCGGGGGTCTTTGCCCGGCCCAACGTGGTGCTGTCCAGCCCCCCCGGCGAGGTGCCGCGCCGCCTGAGCGGCCAGCGCACCGCGACCGGCGTGAGCGCCCTGAATGCCGACTCCGGCGGGGTGGTGCGCCGCTTCCAGACCGCCTACCCGGACCCTGACGGCACCCTGCGCCCCAGCTTCGCCCGGCAACTCGCCCAGAGCGCGGGCCAAAACGTGCCGCTGGACACCACGCCCCGGCTGCTGCGGCAGGTGCGGCAGGATCCCTCGCGGCTGGGGGTGGTTCCCTTTCGAGACGTGGTCAACGGCAACGTGCGCTTCGGAGACCTCCAGGGCCGGGTGGTGTTGATCGGCCTCACGGCCTCCAGCCTGCCCGGCACCACCCGGCGCGGGCCTTCCGGCGAGGAGACGCCGGGCGTGGTGCTTCAGGCGCGGGCGGTGTCCACCCTGCTGGGCGCGCCGCTGCTGAGCCTGCCGCTGTGGCTCACGGCGCTGCTGTGCGTGGCGGTCGCGGTGCTGGCGGTGCTGCTGCGGGGCTTGTGGGGCTTCGTGATCGCGCTGGGGGTGCTGGCCCTGTCGGTGCCGCTGTGGCAGCTCGGCGTGCTGTTTCCCGGCGTGACCGTCTCGGTCGCCGCGATTCTGGGCAGCGCCCTGGTCGCGCTGGAACGCTGGTGGACCCTGCGGAACATCGGCACCCGCGACCCCCTCACCGGCTTCGGCAACCGCCTGGGCTTTACCCGCGCGGTCGAGCACCGCTGGCCGGGCCGGGGCGGGCGACCCATCGGCCTCCTGCTGGTGGACCTCAGCGGCTTCCGGCAGGTCAACGAGACCTACGGCCGCGCTGCCGGAGACGAGGTCTTGCGCGACCTGGCGGGCCGCCTTCAGGCCCACAAGCGCCGGGGCGATCTGGTCTTCCGCTGGGGTCCCGACGAGTTCGCGGTGCTGCTGGACAACGTCGGGCCAGCGGGCATCCAGACCATCAGCGAGGGCACGCAGCGGTCCCTCGCCGACCTCGGCTACCGCGATCTGCGCCTGCGCGCGAGCGTCGGCGCCGCCTCCACCGGCCCCGAGATCCACACCCCCAGCGAACTGATCGAGGCCGCCAGCCGCAGCCGCTACCGCATGAAGTACCAGCGCGAACAGGAGGCGTAG
- a CDS encoding erythromycin esterase family protein, with amino-acid sequence MTDPLQTAARPLTGASRAYDALLERIGDSRFVLIGEASHGTHEFYRARARLTRRLIQERGFTAVAAEADWPDASRVNRWVRGGGEDGSAQEALGDFTRFPRWLWRNEDVRRFVAWLREHTRRHPGQEAGFHGLDLYSLHRSMRAVTEYLEGVDPGAAARARERYACFDGSGGDPQTYGHAAEHGHQEPCEAAAAAQLLELQRRGPDPARGPLGGDDLFSAQQNARLVQNAERYSRAVFRGRGEAWNIRDTHMAGTLAALVAHGEAQGRPQKIVVWAHNSHLGDARASEMGWARGELNLGQLTRERWPDSTFILGQTTHHGSVTASGGWDQPARVQQVRPGLPGSLEERLHAVGGDFWLDLRSPEVAGALGEEVLQRFIGVIYRPGTERQSHYVPTRPADMYGALLHFDGTTALVPLDATAGAEEEGEVPETYPTGL; translated from the coding sequence ATGACCGACCCCCTCCAGACGGCCGCCCGGCCCCTGACCGGCGCTTCCCGTGCTTACGACGCCCTGCTGGAGCGCATCGGGGACTCGCGGTTCGTCCTGATCGGGGAAGCGTCCCACGGCACCCACGAGTTTTACCGGGCGCGGGCGCGGCTGACCCGGCGGCTGATCCAGGAACGGGGCTTCACGGCGGTCGCGGCCGAAGCCGACTGGCCCGACGCTTCCCGGGTCAACCGCTGGGTGCGCGGCGGGGGCGAGGACGGCAGCGCGCAGGAAGCCCTGGGCGACTTCACCCGCTTCCCGAGATGGCTGTGGCGCAACGAGGACGTGCGGCGGTTCGTGGCGTGGCTGCGGGAGCACACCAGGCGCCACCCGGGACAGGAGGCGGGCTTTCACGGCCTGGACCTCTACAGCCTGCACCGTTCGATGCGGGCAGTGACCGAGTATCTGGAAGGCGTGGACCCTGGGGCGGCGGCCCGCGCCCGCGAGCGCTACGCCTGTTTCGACGGCTCCGGCGGGGACCCGCAGACCTACGGCCACGCGGCCGAACACGGCCACCAGGAACCCTGTGAGGCGGCCGCCGCCGCGCAGCTTCTCGAACTCCAGCGGCGCGGGCCGGACCCCGCGCGGGGACCACTGGGCGGCGACGACCTCTTCTCTGCCCAGCAGAATGCGCGGCTGGTCCAGAACGCCGAGCGTTACTCCCGCGCCGTGTTCCGGGGCCGGGGCGAGGCGTGGAACATCCGCGACACCCACATGGCCGGGACGCTGGCGGCATTGGTGGCCCACGGCGAGGCCCAGGGCCGCCCCCAGAAGATCGTGGTCTGGGCGCACAACTCGCACCTGGGGGACGCCCGCGCCAGCGAGATGGGCTGGGCGCGAGGCGAACTCAACCTGGGGCAGCTCACGCGCGAGCGCTGGCCGGACTCGACCTTCATCCTGGGGCAGACCACCCACCACGGCAGCGTGACCGCCTCGGGCGGCTGGGACCAGCCAGCACGGGTCCAGCAGGTGCGGCCCGGCCTGCCCGGCAGCCTGGAAGAGCGGCTGCACGCGGTCGGGGGCGACTTCTGGCTCGACCTGCGCTCGCCGGAGGTCGCCGGGGCGCTGGGCGAGGAGGTCTTGCAGCGCTTCATCGGCGTGATCTACCGCCCGGGGACCGAGCGCCAGAGCCATTACGTGCCGACCCGCCCGGCCGACATGTATGGCGCCCTGCTGCACTTCGACGGGACGACGGCGCTAGTGCCGCTGGACGCCACAGCGGGCGCGGAGGAGGAAGGTGAGGTGCCGGAGACGTACCCGACGGGGCTGTAA
- a CDS encoding ATP-binding cassette domain-containing protein: protein MLVAVQDVTKEYGPLTVLSEISFAVEPGDRVGLVGRNGAGKSTLLGLLTGELRPDGGTVRRAPGVRARALRQDPTFAPGATVDQVLEAAFHDLDALEADLAAAAEAMGSGTPESVLHHEAVLEHYVRRGGFERRSRKEAVTLAFGFRGREHDPVSGLSGGERTRLGLAALLVENPDVLLLDEPTNHLDIVMVEWLEGFLGRYPGAVLVISHDRAFLDAVTNETAYLRGGGLSVYKGGYTAFREALAAELEQQAAQHAQDAKAIAALQASADRMKIWGLGMSKLARRAGAMQARVDRMQARAAAAPPPEERTTRITFHAPESGDVVLDARHVSRSLGGRTLFRDVNVQLRRGDRVAIIGRNGAGKTTLLRALLGLDPSDDPRARVLTGARVSVGYYDQALRGVDPSQTLYDVAREYVGKDFEAHNLLGTFLFPYDQHDKQARILSGGERARLALLKLAQEDHNLLVLDEPTNHLDMEMVEALEDALTAYAGTLLMVSHDRAFIEGLADRIWLIEDGHFYEYPGWADYREKHRPVVPEAPKPKVEAKPAPAAPKGKGLWHLRREVGALEADIARLEAELMDAQAALASAAPDADFVVLGQAAHDLEVQLEAKMTAWGEKQAEVEARGG, encoded by the coding sequence GTGCTTGTCGCCGTTCAGGACGTTACCAAGGAGTACGGGCCGCTGACCGTCCTGTCGGAAATCAGTTTTGCCGTCGAGCCGGGCGACCGGGTGGGGCTGGTGGGCCGCAATGGGGCGGGCAAAAGCACCCTGCTGGGGCTGCTGACCGGCGAGCTGCGCCCCGACGGCGGAACCGTGCGCCGCGCCCCCGGCGTGCGTGCCCGCGCGCTGCGCCAGGACCCCACCTTCGCGCCCGGCGCCACGGTGGATCAGGTGCTGGAGGCCGCCTTCCACGACCTCGACGCGCTGGAGGCCGACCTCGCCGCCGCCGCCGAGGCCATGGGCAGCGGCACCCCCGAGAGCGTGCTGCACCACGAGGCCGTGCTGGAACACTACGTCCGGCGGGGCGGCTTCGAGCGCCGCAGCCGCAAGGAGGCCGTGACCCTCGCCTTCGGGTTCCGGGGCCGCGAGCACGACCCCGTCTCGGGGCTGTCGGGCGGCGAACGCACCCGCCTGGGCCTCGCCGCCCTGCTCGTCGAGAACCCCGACGTGCTGCTGCTCGACGAGCCGACCAACCACCTCGACATCGTGATGGTGGAGTGGCTGGAGGGCTTTCTGGGGCGCTACCCCGGCGCGGTCCTCGTCATCAGCCACGACCGGGCCTTTCTGGACGCGGTGACGAACGAGACGGCCTACCTGCGTGGCGGCGGCCTGAGCGTCTACAAGGGCGGCTACACCGCGTTCCGCGAGGCGCTGGCCGCCGAACTCGAACAGCAGGCCGCTCAACACGCGCAGGACGCCAAGGCGATCGCTGCCCTCCAGGCCAGCGCCGACCGCATGAAGATCTGGGGCCTGGGCATGAGCAAGCTGGCCCGCCGTGCGGGGGCGATGCAGGCCCGGGTGGACCGGATGCAGGCCCGCGCGGCGGCGGCCCCCCCACCCGAGGAGCGCACCACCCGCATCACCTTCCACGCGCCGGAAAGTGGCGACGTGGTTCTGGACGCGCGGCACGTCTCCCGGTCGCTGGGCGGGCGGACCCTTTTCCGGGACGTGAACGTGCAACTGCGCCGGGGGGACCGGGTGGCGATCATCGGGCGCAACGGGGCGGGGAAGACCACCCTGCTGCGCGCCCTGCTGGGCCTGGACCCCTCTGACGATCCCCGCGCCCGGGTGCTCACCGGCGCCCGCGTCAGCGTGGGCTACTACGACCAGGCGCTGCGCGGCGTGGATCCCTCCCAGACCCTCTACGACGTGGCCCGCGAGTACGTGGGGAAGGACTTCGAGGCCCACAACCTGCTGGGCACCTTCCTCTTTCCCTACGACCAGCACGACAAACAGGCCCGCATCCTCTCGGGCGGCGAGCGGGCGCGGCTGGCGCTCCTCAAGCTCGCGCAGGAGGACCACAACCTGCTGGTGCTCGACGAGCCGACCAACCACCTCGACATGGAGATGGTCGAGGCCCTCGAAGACGCCCTGACCGCCTACGCCGGGACCCTCCTGATGGTCAGCCACGACCGCGCCTTTATCGAGGGCCTGGCCGACCGCATCTGGCTGATCGAGGACGGGCATTTTTACGAGTACCCCGGCTGGGCCGACTACCGCGAGAAGCACCGCCCCGTGGTCCCCGAGGCGCCGAAGCCGAAGGTGGAGGCCAAGCCCGCGCCCGCCGCCCCGAAAGGCAAGGGCCTGTGGCACCTGAGGCGCGAGGTCGGGGCACTGGAGGCCGACATCGCCCGGCTGGAAGCTGAATTGATGGACGCCCAGGCGGCCCTCGCCAGCGCCGCACCAGACGCCGATTTCGTGGTGCTGGGGCAGGCCGCCCACGACCTCGAAGTGCAGTTGGAAGCCAAGATGACCGCCTGGGGCGAGAAACAGGCGGAGGTAGAGGCGCGGGGGGGCTGA